A single window of Myripristis murdjan chromosome 21, fMyrMur1.1, whole genome shotgun sequence DNA harbors:
- the kctd4 gene encoding BTB/POZ domain-containing protein KCTD4, with product MEWNLRRMESELRHINPDLLQPSKSFKKPSSGTITLNVGGFLYAAHRTTLIKQQGSILEELANGKKPVQHTDSMGNPFIDRDGPVFRHVLNYLRTGDLQLPDDFREAGLLRREAEFYRLSELVEAVAEWENQRAAQREPAFLEVTDSHDRSQGLKVYCSDPAFIDKVKARLVQISKSRLDGFPEEFEVSSNVIQFRHFIKSEPGSRLVLKEDSTFLCTLDCLKLETVMLALRGGFKLITSLDSTKGSVVAAEALHFVK from the coding sequence ATGGAATGGAACCTCAGAAGGATGGAAAGTGAATTGAGACACATCAACCCGGACTTGCTGCAGCCCAGCAAGAGCTTCAAGAAGCCATCATCAGGCACCATCACCCTCAACGTCGGGGGCTTCCTGTACGCTGCCCATCGGACCACGTTGATCAAGCAGCAGGGCTCCATCCTGGAGGAGCTGGCCAACGGCAAGAAGCCGGTGCAGCACACCGACTCCATGGGCAACCCCTTCATCGATAGAGACGGCCCGGTTTTCCGCCACGTACTCAACTACCTCCGAACCGGAGACCTCCAGCTGCCCGACGACTTCCGGGAGGCAGGGCTTCTCAGGAGGGAGGCGGAGTTTTACCGCCTGAGCGAACTGGTGGAAGCCGTGGCCGAGTGGGAAAACCAGAGAGCGGCCCAGCGAGAGCCCGCCTTCCTGGAGGTGACGGACAGCCACGACAGGTCGCAGGGCCTCAAGGTGTACTGCAGCGACCCCGCCTTCATCGATAAGGTCAAAGCGCGGCTGGTGCAGATCTCCAAGAGCCGGCTGGACGGCTTTCCGGAGGAGTTCGAGGTGTCGTCCAACGTGATCCAGTTCCGACACTTCATCAAGTCGGAGCCGGGCTCGCGGCTCGTCCTGAAGGAGGACAGCACCTTCCTGTGCACGCTGGACTGTCTGAAGCTAGAGACAGTGATGCTAGCACTAAGAGGAGGCTTCAAGCTTATCACCAGCCTGGACAGCACCAAAGGCTCCGTGGTGGCGGCCGAGGCCCTGCACTTTGTCAAGTAG